From the Lolium rigidum isolate FL_2022 chromosome 2, APGP_CSIRO_Lrig_0.1, whole genome shotgun sequence genome, one window contains:
- the LOC124688088 gene encoding pathogenesis-related protein 1-like, whose translation MASTNSWTLELESKVAASRKFRACVMDWHNLAPKLAPHIFDSAHHAEGDGGIGSVRHYNCNSAMPFNIMKKKVEFLDVDKCECKYTIECDGTETATFNVKVKPTANGGSVAKVECTYKSLEGKDKMLKAKDSVAEMFNTAEAYLITNPDAYN comes from the exons AtggcctccaccaacagctgGACCCTTGAGCTCGAGTCGAAGGTGGCCGCGTCGCGCAAGTTCCGTGCCTGCGTCATGGACTGGCACAATCTGGCACCCAAGCTCGCCCCACACATCTTCGACAGCGCCCACCATGCTGAAGGAGATGGCGGCATCGGCAGCGTCAGGCACTACAACTGCAACTCAG CCATGCCCTTcaacatcatgaagaagaaggtcGAGTTCCTCGATGTGGACAAGTGCGAGTGCAAATACACCATCGAGTGTGACGGCACTGAGACAGCCACGTTTAACGTCAAGGTGAAGCCAACGGCCAACGGTGGGAGCGTGGCCAAGGTGGAATGCACGTACAAGAGCTTGGAGGGGAAGGACAAGATGCTCAAGGCTAAGGACTCTGTCGCTGAGATGTTCAAcactgccgaggcctacctcatcACCAATCCGGACGCGTACAACTAA